Proteins from a single region of Methanotorris igneus Kol 5:
- a CDS encoding helix-turn-helix domain-containing protein, which translates to MSGKEEFNPTINIEYKGKIITSNQINILKAILRTKSQNKAAKMLKVPPSSINIQIKRLESKLNTKLIYSSPSGTMLTEEGIRIIDYFNSIQNRLNEGEFIACGFVSGEIGRILFDDVIISSFDNVLKLYNMGLTKIIGVDDPYWSFRVMDSRFLRSEGGLGVESEGEVYPVAYDYFVMVYKDEFDFKNLVGIRYSAQRIVWKILKNEGISFKITKCVKNPFQAIESVEEGYSLFLNKSFSKYINNYNIEEPKFYEKTKHTINFIGDLEGMNELIEKKKKEIKNAGFEVIC; encoded by the coding sequence ATGAGTGGAAAGGAAGAGTTTAATCCAACAATAAACATAGAATATAAAGGAAAAATTATAACCTCTAATCAAATAAATATCCTAAAGGCTATTCTAAGGACAAAATCTCAAAACAAAGCAGCAAAGATGTTAAAAGTCCCACCTTCCTCAATAAATATACAAATAAAAAGGCTCGAGAGTAAGTTAAATACTAAATTAATCTACTCATCTCCCTCTGGGACAATGCTAACTGAGGAAGGCATAAGAATCATAGATTACTTTAACTCAATACAGAATAGGTTGAATGAGGGGGAATTTATTGCTTGTGGATTTGTTAGTGGGGAAATTGGGAGAATCTTGTTTGATGATGTTATCATTTCCTCATTTGATAATGTTTTAAAGTTATACAACATGGGATTGACAAAGATCATTGGTGTTGATGATCCATATTGGAGTTTTAGAGTAATGGATAGTAGGTTTTTAAGGAGTGAGGGTGGATTAGGTGTTGAGAGTGAGGGGGAAGTTTATCCAGTTGCTTATGATTACTTTGTTATGGTTTATAAGGATGAATTTGATTTCAAAAATTTGGTTGGGATTAGATATTCTGCCCAAAGGATTGTGTGGAAGATATTAAAGAATGAGGGCATATCATTTAAAATAACAAAATGTGTCAAAAATCCATTTCAAGCCATTGAATCGGTTGAAGAGGGATATAGTTTATTTTTAAATAAGAGTTTTTCAAAATATATTAATAATTATAACATAGAAGAGCCAAAATTCTATGAAAAAACAAAACATACCATAAACTTTATTGGTGATTTAGAGGGGATGAATGAATTAATTGAAAAGAAAAAGAAAGAAATTAAAAATGCTGGATTTGAGGTTATCTGTTAA
- the glmS gene encoding glutamine--fructose-6-phosphate transaminase (isomerizing): MCGIIGYIGNKKASEVLLKGLLRLEYRGYDSCGIGVVNDNNLTIKKNVGKVEEVAKKENFLSVEGNIGVGHCLHPDTYVILPDGRMKKISEIDKDEVLSVNFEDLKLYNKKIKKFKHKAPKILYKIKTAFSELITTGEHKLFVVENGKIVEKCVKDLNGNELIGIVRKLNYNFNDSVEFKDVYVERHYKLDETIRNKLRKVREKLRLTRKDIEKLEGVKEIYITKIENGKLESIEEERLKKLCSLYGINFEEVINENNLHYTNPVKFPKTPTPELMQIIGYIIGDGYFSSNRTLRLKDERKEVLEEYNQLFKNVFNLEGNIKKGEGNHYILEINSKYLVDWFKENIPELFNKTGNERTPKFVFRLNNDLVASYLRGIFDAEGYMGVNTKQIGIEMTSECLIKEIQFLLLRFGILASYSKMERKEKNWNDSHKLLISDKKSFELFKKYIGFTAKDKMEKLNGILNKMKGLNFRYISVPLTKKEIIEFVGVPLKTIKNGDNYCTDYTIEKIIEELNSRGLYDKANYLKKFLDGDVVWTKFEIEKIESDVEYVYDLEVEDYHNFIGNLIINHNSRWATHGGISKQNAHPHTDCKNEIAVVHNGIISNYKELKEELIKKGHEFKSETDTEVVAHLIEEELKKYENPSEDEYINAVKNAIKKLNGTYALAIINKNFPNVLIGARNESPLMVGVEEDGYFLGSDISAFLEFTNKAIPLEDGDFVVIKRGDGFSLTIENNGKKIDREVMEIEWNIESAEKGGYPHFMLKEIMEEPEILKISAKISREEIKKLAKLMKDYERVYIVAMGTSLHAAMVAEYWFAMMGKVVIPIDASEFLIKGVVDEKTLVIAITQSGETYDTIKAIRYAKSKNAKTATIVNVLGSTATREADITIMMGAGIEIAVCATKTYMAQLMILYRLFIEYGEVIGKDMSKYRAEIEKIPNYIKEVLNEKDEIKRIAENLKVHNYIFISKGINLPNALEGALKFKEITYLHAEGMSSGFLKHGTISLIDENMDTVALVPPSNSKLLNSVLSNIEEIKARNGKVVAISPIDVEVDEIIKVPDVMEEVSPFVYAPACQLLAYYKAVDLGRDVDKPRGLAKSVTVE; this comes from the coding sequence ATGTGTGGAATAATTGGATATATTGGAAATAAAAAGGCATCTGAAGTTTTATTAAAAGGATTATTAAGATTGGAATATAGGGGATATGACAGTTGTGGGATTGGGGTTGTGAATGACAACAACTTAACAATAAAAAAGAACGTTGGAAAAGTTGAAGAAGTTGCAAAGAAGGAGAATTTTTTGAGTGTCGAGGGAAATATTGGTGTAGGGCATTGTTTGCATCCAGACACTTATGTTATACTACCAGATGGAAGAATGAAAAAGATTTCTGAAATTGATAAAGATGAGGTTTTATCAGTTAATTTTGAAGATTTGAAACTATATAACAAAAAAATCAAAAAGTTTAAACATAAAGCACCAAAGATATTATATAAGATAAAAACTGCTTTTTCTGAACTTATTACAACTGGAGAGCATAAACTGTTTGTTGTAGAGAATGGAAAGATAGTTGAGAAATGTGTTAAGGATTTGAATGGAAATGAGTTGATTGGTATAGTGAGAAAGTTGAATTATAATTTTAATGATAGTGTTGAGTTTAAGGATGTATATGTTGAAAGGCATTATAAGTTGGATGAGACAATAAGAAATAAACTAAGAAAAGTTAGAGAAAAATTGAGATTAACAAGAAAAGATATTGAAAAATTGGAAGGGGTAAAAGAAATATATATTACAAAAATTGAGAATGGGAAATTGGAAAGCATTGAAGAAGAGAGATTAAAGAAATTATGCTCTCTCTATGGCATCAACTTTGAAGAGGTTATAAATGAGAATAATTTACATTATACAAATCCAGTTAAATTCCCAAAAACTCCTACTCCTGAATTAATGCAAATTATTGGTTATATTATTGGAGACGGATATTTCTCTTCAAATAGAACATTAAGATTAAAAGATGAAAGAAAAGAAGTTTTGGAGGAATACAACCAACTATTTAAAAATGTCTTTAACTTAGAAGGAAATATCAAAAAAGGAGAAGGTAATCATTACATATTGGAAATAAACAGCAAATACTTGGTTGATTGGTTTAAAGAGAACATTCCAGAGTTATTTAATAAAACAGGTAATGAGAGAACTCCAAAATTTGTATTTAGATTAAATAATGATTTAGTTGCATCATATTTAAGGGGAATATTTGATGCAGAAGGTTATATGGGAGTTAATACTAAGCAAATTGGTATAGAAATGACTTCCGAATGCCTTATAAAAGAAATTCAGTTCTTGTTGTTGAGATTTGGAATTTTAGCATCATATTCAAAAATGGAGAGAAAAGAGAAAAATTGGAATGATTCCCATAAACTTCTTATAAGTGATAAAAAATCCTTTGAATTATTTAAAAAATACATTGGCTTTACTGCAAAGGACAAAATGGAAAAATTAAACGGCATATTAAACAAAATGAAAGGACTTAACTTTAGATATATTTCAGTTCCACTGACTAAAAAAGAAATAATAGAGTTTGTGGGAGTTCCATTAAAAACAATAAAAAATGGAGATAACTATTGTACTGATTACACAATAGAAAAGATTATCGAAGAACTAAACAGTAGGGGATTATATGACAAAGCAAATTACCTAAAAAAATTCTTAGATGGAGATGTGGTTTGGACAAAATTTGAGATTGAAAAGATTGAATCAGATGTTGAGTATGTTTATGATTTAGAGGTTGAAGATTATCATAATTTTATTGGAAATCTAATAATTAATCATAACTCAAGATGGGCAACACATGGAGGGATAAGCAAACAAAATGCCCACCCACATACTGATTGTAAAAATGAAATCGCAGTTGTTCATAATGGAATTATAAGTAATTATAAAGAATTAAAAGAGGAATTAATTAAAAAAGGTCATGAATTTAAATCAGAGACGGATACAGAAGTTGTTGCTCATTTAATTGAAGAGGAGCTAAAGAAATATGAAAACCCCTCTGAGGATGAATACATAAATGCCGTTAAAAATGCCATAAAAAAATTAAATGGTACTTATGCATTGGCAATAATAAATAAAAACTTCCCAAATGTTCTCATTGGAGCGAGAAATGAAAGTCCATTGATGGTTGGTGTCGAAGAGGATGGATATTTCTTAGGAAGTGATATATCCGCCTTCTTGGAATTTACAAATAAGGCAATACCATTAGAAGATGGGGATTTCGTGGTTATTAAAAGAGGAGATGGTTTTTCATTGACAATTGAAAACAACGGCAAAAAAATAGATAGAGAAGTTATGGAGATAGAGTGGAACATAGAAAGTGCTGAGAAGGGGGGTTATCCACACTTCATGCTAAAAGAGATTATGGAAGAACCAGAGATATTAAAAATCTCTGCCAAAATTTCAAGAGAAGAAATAAAAAAACTTGCAAAATTGATGAAGGATTATGAAAGAGTGTATATTGTTGCTATGGGAACATCTCTACATGCAGCAATGGTTGCTGAGTATTGGTTTGCCATGATGGGAAAGGTAGTTATTCCAATAGACGCATCAGAGTTTTTAATTAAGGGAGTTGTTGATGAAAAAACCTTGGTTATTGCAATAACTCAAAGTGGGGAAACCTACGACACAATAAAGGCAATAAGGTATGCAAAGAGTAAAAATGCAAAGACGGCAACAATTGTAAATGTTTTGGGAAGCACTGCAACAAGAGAGGCGGATATAACAATCATGATGGGAGCAGGAATTGAGATTGCGGTATGTGCAACAAAAACATATATGGCCCAGTTAATGATACTATATAGGTTGTTTATTGAATATGGGGAAGTTATTGGCAAGGATATGAGCAAATATAGAGCAGAGATTGAGAAAATCCCTAACTATATAAAAGAAGTGCTGAATGAAAAGGATGAGATAAAAAGGATTGCAGAGAACTTAAAAGTTCATAACTACATCTTTATATCCAAGGGGATAAATCTACCAAATGCTTTGGAGGGGGCTTTGAAGTTTAAGGAAATTACCTATTTGCATGCAGAGGGAATGAGTAGTGGGTTCTTAAAGCATGGAACTATTTCATTGATTGATGAGAACATGGATACCGTTGCTTTAGTCCCACCATCAAACTCCAAGCTCCTAAATTCAGTTTTATCTAATATAGAAGAAATTAAAGCGAGAAATGGAAAGGTTGTTGCAATCTCTCCAATAGATGTTGAGGTTGATGAAATTATAAAAGTCCCAGATGTCATGGAGGAGGTTAGCCCATTCGTCTATGCCCCAGCATGCCAATTGTTGGCTTATTATAAGGCCGTTGACCTCGGTAGGGATGTTGATAAGCCAAGAGGTTTAGCTAAGAGTGTTACAGTTGAGTGA
- a CDS encoding DUF2121 family protein, translating to MSLIIGYYGRNGAVLGGDKRNIMFRGDIEKRKKLEEMLYNGEIKDDEELLKKAEEFGIKLHIEDNRKKVRKIGDDVLVGEVKSIGIDSERRRVYLTKGKCIIVDVFNDEIRNKWTKTGSGVVVFGNRYVKKIAEEEFRKAGYRLTMMSLEEIRDLIENIFKKCNTPSVSKGYDIIYTTKECKNLEEVVKKDLDALFEYRETLRKKMIDFGKVMTIVNKIVKNGEIGVIKNGKLVLYDKYIAIDKICPNPKMFNEIEVKGDVEDGDVIVIENGEMKVKGKNTPVFVDYTICEK from the coding sequence ATGAGTTTGATAATAGGATATTATGGAAGAAATGGGGCTGTATTAGGTGGAGATAAGAGAAACATTATGTTTAGGGGGGATATAGAGAAAAGAAAAAAGCTTGAAGAGATGTTGTATAATGGAGAAATTAAGGATGATGAAGAATTATTAAAGAAGGCAGAGGAATTTGGTATTAAACTACACATTGAAGACAATAGGAAAAAGGTTAGAAAAATAGGAGATGATGTTTTAGTTGGGGAGGTAAAGTCCATTGGTATAGATTCTGAAAGGAGAAGAGTTTACTTAACAAAAGGAAAATGTATAATTGTTGATGTATTTAATGATGAAATAAGAAACAAATGGACAAAAACGGGTTCTGGAGTTGTAGTTTTTGGAAATAGATATGTAAAGAAAATAGCTGAAGAGGAATTTAGAAAAGCTGGATATAGATTAACTATGATGAGTTTGGAAGAAATTAGGGATTTAATTGAAAATATCTTCAAAAAATGCAATACTCCTTCAGTGAGTAAGGGATATGATATTATATACACAACAAAAGAATGCAAAAATTTAGAGGAGGTCGTAAAGAAAGATTTAGATGCATTATTTGAATACAGAGAAACCTTAAGAAAAAAGATGATTGATTTTGGTAAAGTCATGACTATAGTGAATAAGATTGTAAAAAATGGAGAGATTGGAGTAATAAAAAACGGAAAACTTGTTCTATATGACAAATACATAGCAATAGACAAAATTTGCCCAAATCCAAAAATGTTTAATGAGATAGAGGTTAAGGGAGACGTTGAGGATGGTGATGTAATAGTCATTGAAAATGGAGAGATGAAGGTTAAGGGAAAGAACACGCCTGTTTTTGTTGATTACACTATCTGTGAAAAATAA
- a CDS encoding AAA family ATPase: MVIKRICVKNFKSFKELDVDLGKFNVLIGPNASGKSNFIQIFKFLRDLSMYGLDNAISMQGGIEYLRNMKIGPSENLSIRVVFDKKFNVPILSEKNQKFSMEVCEVIYDFVMEFKKRGLGFKSVNERLTLKCNFIEENTNKKLGEGKLICSLNKGKLRIKLETPSKLPLKKEDIVFPPSLKLLESKLPNNISILKVSFAILPLIPIIDDLQNAAIYDIDPKLSKKATQITGKFELEEDGSNLSIVLKNLIENKEKKRKLYNLISELLPFVDDLNVEKFEDKSLLFKLREKYFKEQYLPASLISDGTINITALIIAVYFEEKPLTIIEEPERNIHPYLISKVIEMMKDASRKKQIIVTTHNPEMVKYAGLDNILVVSRNKEGFSTISRPLDKKEIKVFLENEIGIEELYVKNILGGI, from the coding sequence ATGGTTATAAAAAGAATATGTGTCAAAAATTTCAAAAGTTTTAAAGAATTGGATGTTGACCTTGGGAAATTTAATGTGTTAATTGGGCCTAATGCTTCAGGAAAATCAAATTTTATTCAAATATTTAAATTTTTAAGAGATTTATCTATGTATGGATTAGATAACGCAATATCCATGCAAGGGGGTATTGAGTACTTAAGAAATATGAAAATAGGCCCGTCCGAAAACTTATCAATAAGAGTAGTTTTTGATAAAAAATTTAACGTACCAATATTATCCGAAAAAAACCAAAAGTTTTCAATGGAAGTTTGTGAAGTTATTTATGATTTTGTTATGGAATTCAAAAAAAGAGGTTTGGGATTTAAGAGTGTTAATGAACGACTAACTTTGAAATGTAATTTTATTGAAGAAAATACTAATAAAAAGTTGGGAGAAGGAAAATTAATTTGTTCACTTAATAAAGGGAAATTGCGTATTAAATTAGAAACTCCCTCAAAATTACCATTAAAAAAAGAGGATATTGTGTTCCCACCATCATTAAAATTATTAGAAAGTAAATTACCTAATAATATATCTATTCTTAAAGTATCTTTTGCAATTTTGCCTTTAATACCTATAATTGACGATTTGCAAAACGCGGCTATATATGATATAGATCCAAAACTTTCAAAAAAAGCTACACAAATTACAGGTAAATTTGAATTAGAAGAAGATGGAAGTAACTTATCTATTGTTCTTAAGAATCTTATTGAAAATAAAGAGAAAAAAAGAAAGCTCTATAATTTAATTAGTGAGCTTTTACCGTTTGTAGATGACTTAAATGTAGAAAAATTTGAAGACAAATCTTTATTATTTAAACTACGAGAAAAATACTTTAAAGAACAATATTTGCCAGCATCTTTAATTTCTGATGGGACTATTAATATAACTGCTTTAATTATTGCAGTATATTTTGAAGAGAAACCCTTAACAATTATTGAAGAACCAGAAAGAAATATACATCCTTATCTTATTTCGAAAGTCATTGAAATGATGAAAGATGCTTCCCGTAAAAAACAGATTATTGTAACAACACATAATCCTGAAATGGTAAAATATGCAGGTTTGGATAACATTCTGGTAGTTTCAAGAAATAAAGAAGGATTTTCTACAATTTCAAGACCATTAGACAAAAAAGAAATTAAAGTATTTTTGGAAAACGAAATAGGAATTGAAGAATTATATGTTAAGAATATTTTGGGGGGCATCTAA
- the nikR gene encoding nickel-responsive transcriptional regulator NikR, which produces MVDMDRISISLPTKLLNEFDEIIAERGYASRSEAIRDAIRDYIIKHKWIHSLEGERAGTINVIYDHHMSDVTEKLTEIQHDYTDIIVATLHVHLDHDHCMEVILVRGDAKQIKELTDKLTAQKGVKQVKLTVMVPGGKVPQ; this is translated from the coding sequence ATGGTGGACATGGATAGAATAAGTATATCCCTCCCAACAAAATTACTCAACGAATTCGATGAAATTATTGCAGAGAGAGGTTATGCAAGTAGAAGTGAGGCAATAAGGGATGCTATAAGGGATTATATAATAAAGCACAAGTGGATACACAGCTTAGAGGGGGAAAGAGCCGGAACAATTAATGTTATTTACGACCACCACATGTCAGATGTTACAGAAAAATTAACAGAGATTCAGCACGACTATACAGATATTATTGTCGCAACTCTCCACGTGCATTTAGATCACGACCACTGTATGGAAGTTATATTGGTTAGAGGAGATGCAAAGCAAATAAAAGAATTAACTGATAAATTAACTGCCCAAAAAGGAGTTAAGCAAGTTAAATTAACCGTTATGGTGCCGGGGGGTAAAGTACCACAGTAA
- a CDS encoding DNA cytosine methyltransferase: MEEKPNVIDLFCGCGGFSIGFKKHFNILGGIENFKPSAKTYMYNVGAKVWVDDIKRIPPMAFDEFINKEKVDVIIGSPPCEPFTKANIKIKDNPVDRLYKDKIGQLVLYYINYVDYFTKKNDDLIFIMENVPHIKEIKDELKKLFGDIGHKVYFNILRAEDYGNPSKRARMFISNIKLKPKKREKRVVIDALSNIDENAPNHEIQKLSPKKLALISKLKWGESLYKFKGKNKIMENWFRLHPYKLAPTVKGKGRFIHPFEDRLLTVREQARLMGFDDNFVFFGGRNTQYNMIGESVPPTLSRAIAEVIKDNL, translated from the coding sequence ATGGAAGAAAAACCAAACGTTATAGACTTATTCTGCGGATGTGGTGGTTTCTCTATAGGATTTAAAAAACATTTTAACATATTGGGAGGAATCGAAAACTTTAAACCCTCTGCAAAAACATACATGTATAACGTTGGTGCAAAGGTTTGGGTGGACGATATTAAGAGGATTCCTCCAATGGCGTTTGATGAATTTATAAATAAAGAGAAAGTTGATGTAATTATCGGCTCTCCCCCATGTGAACCATTTACAAAAGCAAATATAAAAATTAAAGATAATCCAGTGGATAGGTTATATAAAGATAAAATAGGACAACTTGTCCTCTACTATATAAATTATGTAGATTACTTCACAAAAAAGAATGATGATTTAATATTTATCATGGAAAACGTTCCCCACATAAAGGAAATAAAGGATGAACTAAAGAAATTGTTTGGAGATATTGGACATAAAGTATACTTTAATATACTGAGGGCAGAGGATTATGGAAATCCATCTAAAAGAGCAAGGATGTTCATATCCAACATAAAATTAAAACCAAAAAAACGTGAAAAGAGAGTTGTCATTGATGCTCTCAGCAATATAGATGAAAATGCCCCAAACCACGAGATACAAAAACTCTCTCCAAAAAAATTGGCATTAATTTCAAAATTAAAGTGGGGGGAAAGTTTATATAAATTTAAGGGAAAGAATAAAATCATGGAAAATTGGTTCCGACTACATCCTTACAAATTAGCCCCCACAGTTAAAGGAAAGGGAAGGTTTATCCATCCGTTTGAAGATAGGCTCTTAACTGTTAGAGAGCAAGCGAGATTAATGGGATTTGATGATAATTTTGTATTCTTTGGTGGGAGAAATACACAATATAACATGATTGGAGAGAGCGTTCCACCAACATTATCAAGAGCAATAGCTGAAGTAATTAAAGATAATCTATGA